The proteins below come from a single Clupea harengus chromosome 21, Ch_v2.0.2, whole genome shotgun sequence genomic window:
- the LOC116218267 gene encoding vacuolar protein sorting-associated protein 8 homolog — MGSEQKVLDFLCSSDDDSRHTERQQVLLELLQVGGVVQFDEGRLLSLAEKAEFYQICEFMYEKNHLYDRIIDCYLKDPLRKEEIFNYIHNILSMPGYSPEEKHSVWDKTLQHIQELVSMDPSKSAEMVSVHFVDEVNPLPQRYRRIIWCSSF; from the exons ATGGGAAGTGAACAAAAA GTTTTAGATTTTCTCTGTAGCTCTGATGATGAttcaagacacacagagagacagcag GTGCTGCTGGAACTCCTGCAGGTGGGAGGTGTTGTACAGTTTGATGAGGGGCGGCTGCTAAGTTTGGCAGAAAAGGCCGAATT CTACCAGATCTGTGAATTTATGTATGAGAAGAACCACTTGTATGACAGGATCATTGATTGCTACCTGAAGGACCCCCTGAGAAAG GAGGAGATTTTCAACTACATCCACAACATCCTGTCTATGCCAGGCTACAGCCCAGAGGAGAAGCACTCCGTCTGGGACAAAACCCTCCAGCACATCCAG GAACTGGTGAGCATGGATCCCTCCAAATCAGCTGAGATGGTCTCAGTGCACTTTGTCGATGAAGTCAACCCATTACCACAACGTTACAG